A part of Macaca mulatta isolate MMU2019108-1 chromosome 12, T2T-MMU8v2.0, whole genome shotgun sequence genomic DNA contains:
- the NOSTRIN gene encoding nostrin isoform X6 translates to MKSTADLHQKLGKAIELEAIKPTYQVLNVQEKKRKSLDNEVEKTANLVISNWNQQIKAKKKLMVSTKKHEALFQLVESSKQSTTEKERRKLLNKLTKSTEKLEKEDENYYQKNMVGYSTRLKWENTLENCYQSILELEKERIQLLCNNLNQYSQHISLFGQTLTTCHTQIHCAISKIDIEKDIQAVMEETAILSTENKSEFLLTDYFEEDPNSAMDKERRKSLIKPKLLRLQRDIEKASKDKEGLERMLKTYSSNSSFSDAKSQKDTAALMDENNLKLDLLEANSYKLSSVLAELEQRPQPSHPCSNSIFRWREKEHTHSYVKISRPFLMKRLESIVSKASSGGQSNPSSSTPVPGAAQLSSRLCKALYSFQARQDDELNLEKGDIVIIHEKKEEGWWFGSLNGKKGHFPAAYVEELPSNAGNTATKT, encoded by the exons ATGAAATCCACAGCGGACCTGCATCA aaaacttgGCAAAGCAATTGAATTGGAAGCAATAAAACCGACTTATCAAGTCCTAAACGtacaagagaagaagagaaaatca CTTGACAATGAAGTTGAAAAGACAGCAAATCTTGTCATTAGCAACTGGAATCAGCAAATTAAG GCCAAGAAGAAATTAATGGTTAGTACCAAGAAACATGAAGCACTTTTCCAGCTTGTAGAAAGCTCCAAGCAATCTACGACTGAGAAGGAGAGGCGGAAG CTCCTCAATAAACTGACAAAATCAACTGAGAAGTtggaaaaggaagatgaaaattaCTACCAAAAAAACATGGTGGGTTATTCTACCAGACTGAAATGGGAAAACACACTAGAGAACTGCTACCAG aGCATTCTGGAGCTGGAGAAGGAAAGAATTCAACTTTTATGCAATAACTTAAACCAGTACAGCCaacatatttctctttttggCCAAACCCTGACCACA TGCCACACGCAGATTCACTGTGCCATCAGCAAGATTGACATTGAAAAAGATATCCAGGCTGTAATGGAAGAAACTGCAATTTTATCTACAGAAAACAAATCTGAGTTCCTGTTAACAGATTACTTT GAAGAAGATCCTAACAGTGCAATGGATAAAGAGAGACGAAAGTCTTTAATAAAACCAAAATTATTGAGACTGCAGAGAGACATTGAAAAAGCCTCAAAAGACAAGGAAG gCCTGGAACGAATGCTTAAAACATACTCCAGCAACTCCTCCTTCTCTGATGCAAAGAGCCAGAAAGACACAGCAGCGTTAATGGATGAG AACAATTTGAAACTAGACCTTTTGGAAGCAAACTCCTACAAACTGTCATCAGTGTTAGCAGAACTTGAGCAAAGACCTCAACCCAGCCATCCTTGCAGTAACTCCATCTTCAGGTGGAGGGAAAAG GAGCATACTCATAGCTATGTGAAAATATCTCGGCCTTTTTTAATGAAGAGATTAGAGAGTATTGTGAGCAAAGCATCTTCTGGTGGGCAGAGCAATCCAAGTTCTTCAACTCCAG TCCCTGGTGCAGCCCAGCTCAGCAGCAGACTTTGCAAGGCCTTATATTCTTTTCAAGCCAGGCAAGATGATGAGTTGAATTTGGAAAAGG GTGACATTGTGATTATACAcgagaaaaaagaagaaggatgGTGGTTTGGATCTTTGAATGGGAAAAAAGGCCATTTTCCTGCCGCTTATGTGGAGGAGTTACCTTCAAATGCTGGCAACACAGCTACAAAGACATAA
- the NOSTRIN gene encoding nostrin isoform X7 gives MKSTADLHQKLGKAIELEAIKPTYQVLNVQEKKRKSAKKKLMVSTKKHEALFQLVESSKQSTTEKERRKLLNKLTKSTEKLEKEDENYYQKNMVGYSTRLKWENTLENCYQSILELEKERIQLLCNNLNQYSQHISLFGQTLTTCHTQIHCAISKIDIEKDIQAVMEETAILSTENKSEFLLTDYFEEDPNSAMDKERRKSLIKPKLLRLQRDIEKASKDKEGLERMLKTYSSNSSFSDAKSQKDTAALMDENNLKLDLLEANSYKLSSVLAELEQRPQPSHPCSNSIFRWREKEHTHSYVKISRPFLMKRLESIVSKASSGGQSNPSSSTPVPGAAQLSSRLCKALYSFQARQDDELNLEKGDIVIIHEKKEEGWWFGSLNGKKGHFPAAYVEELPSNAGNTATKT, from the exons ATGAAATCCACAGCGGACCTGCATCA aaaacttgGCAAAGCAATTGAATTGGAAGCAATAAAACCGACTTATCAAGTCCTAAACGtacaagagaagaagagaaaatca GCCAAGAAGAAATTAATGGTTAGTACCAAGAAACATGAAGCACTTTTCCAGCTTGTAGAAAGCTCCAAGCAATCTACGACTGAGAAGGAGAGGCGGAAG CTCCTCAATAAACTGACAAAATCAACTGAGAAGTtggaaaaggaagatgaaaattaCTACCAAAAAAACATGGTGGGTTATTCTACCAGACTGAAATGGGAAAACACACTAGAGAACTGCTACCAG aGCATTCTGGAGCTGGAGAAGGAAAGAATTCAACTTTTATGCAATAACTTAAACCAGTACAGCCaacatatttctctttttggCCAAACCCTGACCACA TGCCACACGCAGATTCACTGTGCCATCAGCAAGATTGACATTGAAAAAGATATCCAGGCTGTAATGGAAGAAACTGCAATTTTATCTACAGAAAACAAATCTGAGTTCCTGTTAACAGATTACTTT GAAGAAGATCCTAACAGTGCAATGGATAAAGAGAGACGAAAGTCTTTAATAAAACCAAAATTATTGAGACTGCAGAGAGACATTGAAAAAGCCTCAAAAGACAAGGAAG gCCTGGAACGAATGCTTAAAACATACTCCAGCAACTCCTCCTTCTCTGATGCAAAGAGCCAGAAAGACACAGCAGCGTTAATGGATGAG AACAATTTGAAACTAGACCTTTTGGAAGCAAACTCCTACAAACTGTCATCAGTGTTAGCAGAACTTGAGCAAAGACCTCAACCCAGCCATCCTTGCAGTAACTCCATCTTCAGGTGGAGGGAAAAG GAGCATACTCATAGCTATGTGAAAATATCTCGGCCTTTTTTAATGAAGAGATTAGAGAGTATTGTGAGCAAAGCATCTTCTGGTGGGCAGAGCAATCCAAGTTCTTCAACTCCAG TCCCTGGTGCAGCCCAGCTCAGCAGCAGACTTTGCAAGGCCTTATATTCTTTTCAAGCCAGGCAAGATGATGAGTTGAATTTGGAAAAGG GTGACATTGTGATTATACAcgagaaaaaagaagaaggatgGTGGTTTGGATCTTTGAATGGGAAAAAAGGCCATTTTCCTGCCGCTTATGTGGAGGAGTTACCTTCAAATGCTGGCAACACAGCTACAAAGACATAA